From Synoicihabitans lomoniglobus, the proteins below share one genomic window:
- a CDS encoding acyltransferase family protein → MTTANSASASLHSRSRLDILDVLRGLAALAVCLFHLQGEHLSRWPLIGTLFSHGYLGVYAFFVISGYVIPLSLHGKIVSGIEYRHFLHRRFLRLYPVYVVAVIFTVALWYGSSWVPGFQGNAPSISPFDYLVNFTLTAGVANQPWILVVSWTLAIEAQFYVLIGLSIPLFRHQTFVVRYATLLAWAFMAFVSPDIEWVTSYGPIFGLGIALYMRSKSLLGRSALGGYILIAFLIQTRNLGWSVVTETEAWSSINLTSYLVSVVTMLAIVIAKDFRSAILVNVGHISYSLYLVHVPIGGRVVNLSHRLGNAWWIELLAMITAIAFSMAVAQLFYRFIEAPSHRWARAVRVSER, encoded by the coding sequence ATGACGACCGCAAATTCCGCCTCAGCCAGTCTTCATTCGAGGTCGCGGTTGGATATTCTAGATGTGCTTCGAGGTTTGGCGGCGCTCGCCGTTTGTTTGTTTCATTTGCAAGGCGAGCATCTGTCCCGATGGCCTCTGATTGGAACGTTGTTTTCGCACGGGTATCTCGGAGTCTACGCGTTCTTTGTAATCTCAGGGTATGTCATCCCGTTGTCGCTGCACGGTAAGATCGTTTCAGGTATCGAGTATCGGCACTTTCTGCATCGGCGCTTCCTTCGTCTCTATCCCGTTTACGTGGTGGCTGTCATATTCACGGTAGCGCTTTGGTATGGGTCGAGTTGGGTCCCGGGCTTTCAAGGCAACGCTCCTTCGATTTCCCCATTCGACTATCTGGTTAATTTTACGCTGACGGCGGGTGTGGCGAACCAACCGTGGATTTTGGTGGTTTCATGGACATTGGCCATTGAGGCCCAGTTTTATGTGTTGATCGGTCTATCGATACCGCTGTTTCGCCATCAGACATTTGTGGTTCGGTATGCGACTTTATTGGCATGGGCGTTTATGGCCTTCGTTTCGCCTGACATTGAGTGGGTGACCTCGTATGGACCGATCTTTGGTTTGGGCATCGCCCTCTACATGCGAAGTAAGTCGTTGCTGGGCCGGTCGGCGTTGGGCGGCTATATCCTGATTGCCTTTTTGATTCAAACGCGGAACCTCGGGTGGAGTGTGGTGACCGAAACGGAAGCATGGTCTTCAATCAATCTCACCAGTTATCTTGTTTCGGTGGTCACGATGTTAGCGATTGTGATCGCGAAGGATTTCCGGTCCGCGATTTTGGTGAACGTAGGCCACATTTCCTATTCGCTCTATCTGGTCCATGTGCCCATCGGCGGACGTGTAGTCAATCTGTCGCATCGATTGGGGAACGCTTGGTGGATCGAATTGCTCGCGATGATTACTGCCATTGCGTTTTCGATGGCCGTGGCCCAATTGTTCTACCGGTTTATCGAAGCACCCTCTCATCGCTGGGCCCGAGCGGTTCGAGTGTCGGAGCGTTAG
- the recR gene encoding recombination mediator RecR, whose protein sequence is MTPSLEHLQQLLKQLPGLGFRSAERVALHLLLEKPERLPALVEALQDAASTVRRCDRCGNLAEEALCAVCQDDNRDHGVVCVVEQVPDLVALERSGAYRGGYHVLHGKLSPIHGVGPEHLNFTSLGERMRSGEVRELILALSNDVEGEATCHFLTDELMPDDAEIAVSRIGFGLPSGGGVLYADSVTLKSALDGRRTYS, encoded by the coding sequence GTGACACCCTCGCTTGAGCATTTGCAGCAGCTGCTGAAGCAGCTCCCGGGACTGGGTTTTCGGTCCGCGGAACGCGTGGCGCTGCACCTGTTGCTCGAAAAACCGGAGCGCCTGCCCGCCTTGGTCGAAGCCTTGCAGGATGCGGCGTCGACGGTTCGACGCTGTGATCGCTGCGGAAACCTGGCGGAGGAAGCGCTCTGTGCGGTCTGCCAGGACGACAACCGCGACCATGGTGTCGTGTGCGTGGTGGAGCAGGTTCCGGATCTCGTCGCCCTCGAACGAAGCGGCGCGTATCGAGGTGGATACCACGTGTTGCACGGCAAGCTGTCTCCGATTCACGGAGTCGGGCCGGAGCACCTCAACTTCACCAGTCTCGGGGAGCGCATGAGATCGGGCGAGGTTCGCGAGTTGATTCTCGCCTTGTCCAACGACGTGGAGGGCGAGGCGACGTGTCACTTTCTCACTGACGAATTGATGCCTGACGACGCCGAAATCGCGGTGAGTCGCATCGGCTTCGGTCTGCCCAGTGGAGGCGGGGTGCTCTATGCCGATTCCGTCACATTGAAAAGTGCGCTCGACGGACGTCGCACCTATTCCTAG
- a CDS encoding YbaB/EbfC family nucleoid-associated protein, whose amino-acid sequence MAGVGKLLKQAQKMQRQVEAMQAELEAKELDVTSGGGAVKIKINGAGKFLALEIDPELLKEEPTLVSETLLAAVQDAAQQSKDFNEAQMKTATSGFQMPGFM is encoded by the coding sequence ATGGCCGGTGTCGGTAAACTACTCAAACAAGCTCAGAAAATGCAGCGTCAAGTCGAAGCCATGCAGGCCGAACTTGAAGCCAAGGAACTCGATGTCACCAGCGGCGGTGGAGCCGTGAAGATCAAGATCAACGGCGCGGGCAAGTTCCTCGCCCTCGAGATCGACCCAGAACTCCTTAAGGAGGAACCCACGCTCGTCTCGGAAACGTTGCTCGCCGCCGTCCAGGACGCCGCGCAGCAGTCGAAGGACTTCAATGAAGCTCAGATGAAAACCGCGACGTCCGGTTTCCAGATGCCGGGCTTCATGTGA
- a CDS encoding NAD-dependent epimerase/dehydratase family protein, with product MKLVFAHGFLQGMQLFVVGAGYVGRRVATAALRAGASVTALTRNPATAESLRAQGVGVIVADLATDSWHTQAPGNPDFVLNCVSSGGGGIAGYEHSYLNGARSLRRWGESLSRPGHLIYTGSTSVYLQDGGVTVDESMPAESGEPRARILRDTEDTLRSWPGPWTLLRLAGIYGPGRHHLLDGLRTRHPTVPGRGGHHLNLIHVDDIASAIIAAWAQPKASATRVFNVADNSRATKADVVTWLADRLGQTTPPFTGISAPGRRAHMPDRIISNDLLKRTLGWSPQYPTFREGYAAILEA from the coding sequence ATGAAATTAGTTTTTGCCCATGGTTTTCTGCAAGGAATGCAACTCTTTGTCGTTGGGGCCGGCTATGTGGGCCGCCGTGTCGCTACCGCCGCCTTACGCGCGGGTGCCTCGGTCACAGCTTTGACCCGTAACCCGGCCACGGCGGAATCGCTGCGCGCGCAGGGTGTTGGCGTCATTGTCGCTGACCTCGCGACGGATTCGTGGCACACCCAAGCACCGGGCAATCCGGACTTCGTGCTGAATTGCGTGAGCTCGGGCGGCGGCGGAATCGCCGGTTACGAACACAGTTACTTAAACGGTGCGCGGTCCCTGCGCCGTTGGGGCGAGTCTCTTTCTCGTCCCGGTCATCTCATCTATACCGGCAGCACATCCGTCTACCTGCAGGATGGCGGAGTCACCGTCGACGAATCGATGCCCGCCGAATCTGGCGAGCCCCGCGCCCGGATTCTACGTGATACCGAAGATACCCTGCGGTCATGGCCGGGACCGTGGACGCTGCTGCGCTTGGCGGGAATTTATGGTCCTGGTCGGCACCATTTGCTCGATGGGCTGCGGACGCGTCATCCCACTGTTCCGGGACGGGGGGGGCATCATCTTAATTTGATCCACGTGGACGATATTGCGTCGGCAATCATCGCTGCGTGGGCGCAGCCGAAAGCGTCAGCGACCCGCGTATTCAATGTCGCCGACAACAGCCGAGCGACCAAAGCAGACGTCGTGACTTGGCTGGCCGACCGGCTGGGTCAGACGACGCCGCCGTTTACGGGAATCAGCGCACCTGGGCGACGGGCGCACATGCCGGATCGCATCATTTCCAATGATTTGCTCAAACGCACCTTGGGCTGGTCTCCGCAGTATCCGACCTTCCGCGAAGGTTATGCGGCGATACTTGAGGCTTGA
- a CDS encoding DJ-1 family glyoxalase III, with protein sequence MATVLVILPEGFEEIEAITPIDIWRRAGFTVKTAALGPKLTVTGRSEITVHADILLSAVGPGEVFDVLFIPGGPGVAHLRASLEVRELLGRHVAADRWIAAICAAPLVLHDAGLLAGKRYTAHPSAATELSSILADEKVVIDGHIITSRGAGTTLDFALTVVQSTAGRELAEKVAVSICAQASS encoded by the coding sequence ATGGCCACCGTATTAGTTATATTGCCAGAGGGATTTGAAGAGATCGAAGCAATCACCCCCATCGACATCTGGCGGCGCGCCGGGTTCACGGTCAAAACTGCCGCGCTGGGCCCAAAACTCACGGTCACTGGCCGCAGCGAGATCACCGTTCACGCCGACATACTCTTGAGCGCGGTCGGGCCGGGAGAGGTCTTCGACGTGCTGTTTATCCCCGGCGGACCGGGCGTGGCACACCTGCGTGCTTCATTGGAAGTGCGGGAATTGTTGGGCCGTCATGTAGCGGCGGACCGCTGGATCGCAGCAATCTGTGCGGCTCCGCTGGTGCTGCACGATGCCGGACTACTCGCCGGAAAACGCTATACGGCCCATCCCTCCGCCGCGACCGAACTTTCCTCCATTCTGGCCGATGAAAAAGTCGTGATAGACGGCCATATCATCACCTCTCGCGGTGCCGGAACCACCCTGGATTTCGCTCTGACCGTCGTGCAGTCGACAGCAGGCCGTGAACTGGCTGAAAAGGTCGCGGTAAGTATTTGTGCCCAAGCTTCTTCTTAA